The Xenopus laevis strain J_2021 chromosome 7S, Xenopus_laevis_v10.1, whole genome shotgun sequence genome includes a window with the following:
- the LOC108704964 gene encoding phospholipase A2 inhibitor and Ly6/PLAUR domain-containing protein, which produces MSSGAVLLLLLSAGLQSAFSLECYNCSFSVKDNCTTATTCVNGRNQCVLTITEGNIASGIVTPTKYFSYSCGMKDDCDKKFSMSVNNTMQRSHTFCCSEEKCRPTKTETPKVNTEKNNVQCSHCFESNAEKCKSTTMMQCTGDENKCFTYSYSIKNIAYAAQGCMQTSMCDSSNDVIIPGIPNYTKKSLECSRAPSVLPHVLGPVTYGLLLLKLIS; this is translated from the exons CTTTCTCTCTGGAATGTTATAACTGCAGCTTCTCTGTAAAGGATAATTGTACAACTGCAACGACGTGCGTCAATGGAAGGAATCAATGTGTCTTGACTATCACCGAAGGCAACATAGCAAGTGGCATAG TCACACCAACCAAGTACTTCAGCTATTCCTGTGGAATGAAGGATGACTGTGATAAGAAATTCAGTATGTCCGTTAATAACACCATGCAAAGGAGCCATACATTTTGCTGTTCTGAAGAAAAATGCCGACCTACAAAGACTGAAA CACCCAaagtaaatacagaaaaaaacaatgtccAATGTTCCCACTGTTTTGAGAGCAACGCTGAGAAATGCAAGAGTACGACAATGATGCAATGCACCGGCGATGAGAACAAATGCTTCACCTACTCCTACTCAATTAAAAACA TCGCCTACGCAGCTCAAGGCTGTATGCAGACCAGTATGTGTGACAGCAGCAATGATGTTATAATTCCTGGAATCCCTAATTACACCAAGAAATCACTTGAATGCAGCCGCGCACCCTCTGTCCTCCCACATGTGCTTGGCCCAGTAACCTACGGCTTGCTGTTGCTCAAACTCATCTCCTAA
- the xrcc1.S gene encoding DNA repair protein XRCC1: MPVIKLKHVVSCSSADTTHTAENLLKADTYRKWKAARPGEKQISVILQFEKEEQIHSIDIGNEGSAFVEVLVGRSTSISEQEYEVLLGMSSFMSPSESKNESNLNRTRMFGPDKLVKGAAEKKWDRVKIMCTQPYTKNLAYGISFIRLNSPPEDGSPTAPSPKVTKLGQFMVKEEENSSPSMRPGSLFFNRTSKPQVTPPKTPPATQSYAAAALQGTAETSSSTEKQIKTPPSNNITKEPSSSKRKFEFNKEPSSHSAVKKPDVKESPSSTKAKTSSQPAPKKPKVETPPTKKPSPSEKPNQKKSPPSSQPMDLGRILQGTVFVLSGFQNPFRSDLRDKALEMGAKYRPDWTPDSTHLICAFANTPKFSQVKAAGGIIVRKEWVLDCYKKRQRLPQKQYLLGTAESSSDEEDDSEEDEPPKAPQHKPHPDPSRTNHKKPSPSPAKVKEKRAPIKSEDEDTEDENTRIVPSKANHKPKQEDEYDASTDEEATGERQQHEDDSGEDTEDELRRFQEEKQGKKAAVKVERVDPYAGSTDENTDEEEKPELDLPIPALPDLFLGKKFFLYGEFPAAERRVLSRYIIAFNGELEEYMNEKVQYVITAQEWDDSFEDALNENTNVSFVRPRWIYNCNERQKCIPHQPYVVVPKV, translated from the exons ATGCCTGTGATCAAACTGAAGCACGTGGTTTCCTGTAGCAGCGCCGATACA ACACACACAGCAGAGAACCTTCTGAAAGCTGACACATACCGCAAATGGAAAGCTGCCCGTCCTGGGGAGAAGCAGATCTCCGTCATTTTGCAG TTTGAAAAGGAGGAGCAGATCCACAGCATTGATATCGGCAATGAAGGTTCTGCTTTTGTGGAAGTTCTGGTTGGACGCTCAACTTCAATCAGCGAGCAGGAATATGAG GTCCTCCTGGGAATGTCATCGTTCATGTCTCCGAGCGAGAGCAAGAATGAAAGCAACCTCAATCGAACGCGAATGTTCGGACCAGACAAGCTTGTGAAAGGAGCAGCTGAAAAGAAATGGGATCGGGTGAAGATCATGTGCACCCAGCCCTACACTAAG aaCCTAGCATATGGGATTTCATTCATACGTCTGAACTCTCCCCCAGAGGATGGCTCTCCCACCGCTCCCTCACCG AAAGTGACCAAACTTGGCCAGTTTATGGTAAAGGAAGAAGAGAACTCCTCTCCTTCAATGCGTCCCGGGAGTCTGTTTTTCAACCGCACCAGCAAGCCACAGGTTACTCCACCAAAAA CTCCTCCTGCCACACAAAGCTATGCAGCTGCAGCATTACAGGGCACAGCAGAGACCAGCTCAAGCactgaaaaacaaattaaaaccccACCGAGCAATAACATCACAAAG GAACCGTCGTCTAGTAAACGCAAGTTTGAGTTCAATAAAGAACCCTCGAGCCATTCAGCAGTCAAGAAACCTGACGTCAAGGAGTCGCCATCTTCCACCAAAGCGAAAACATCATCACAGCCAGCCCCCAAAAAGCCAAAAG TTGAGACTCCTCCCACAAAGAAGCCTTCGCCATCGGAGAAGCCCAACCAGAAGAAGTCGCCTCCATCTTCTCAGCCTATGGACCTGGGCCGCATTCTGCAGGGCACAGTGTTTGTGCTAAGTGGCTTTCAGAATCCGTTCCGATCCGACCTCCGTGATAAAGCCTTAGAGATGGGAGCCAAGTACAGGCCAGACTGGACCCCAGACAGTACTCATCTCAT ATGTGCCTTCGCAAATACCCCAAAATTCAGTCAGGTGAAAGCAGCAGGCGGTATCATTGTGCGGAAGGAGTGGGTCCTGGATTGCTACAAGAAGAGACAACGTTTGCCACAGAAGCA GTACCTGTTAGGTACAGCTGAATCCAGTAGCGACGAAGAAGATGATAGTGAGGAAGATGAACCCCCCAAAGCTCCACAACATAAGCCG caCCCTGATCCAAGCCGCACAAACCACAAAAAGCCTTCGCCAAGCCCAGCCAAGGTCAAAGAGAAAAGAGCTCCAATAAAAAGCGAAGATGAAGATACAGAGGATGAAAATACCAGAATAGTGCCCTCAAAAGCAAACCACAAACCTAAACAAGAGGATGAATATGATGCAAGCACTGATGAGGAAGCCACAG GTGAGAGGCAACAGCATGAGGATGATTCTGGGGAAGATACGGAAGATGAGCTCAGAAG GTTCCAGGAGGAGAAACAAGGCAAGAAAGCAGCCGTTAAGGTTGAACGAGTGGATCCTTACGCCGGATCTACTGATGAGAACACTGATGAGGAGGAGAAACCAGAGCTGGACCTTCCCATCCCTGCACTGCCTG ATCTGTTCCTGGGGAAGAAGTTCTTTCTGTACGGCGAGTTCCCTGCTGCTGAGCGACGGGTGCTGAGCAGATACATCATTGCTTTCAATGG AGAGTTGGAGGAGTACATGAACGAAAAAGTCCAGTATGTGATCACTGCCCAGGAATGGGATGACAGTTTTGAAGAT GCTCTCAATGAAAACACAAACGTGTCTTTTGTCCGGCCTCGTTGGATCTACAACTGCAACGAGCGACAGAAGTGTATCCCTCACCAGCCATACGTTGTGGTACCGAAGGTGTAA